A genomic segment from Paraburkholderia hayleyella encodes:
- a CDS encoding amino acid ABC transporter ATP-binding protein: MNTLNTVDTLNAAQAAAKVSEPIVSIRGLTKSFGPHTVLNGIDFDIQPQQVVVVIGPSGSGKSTFLRCCNGLEEAEGGTIDICGHRLVDQGKMLKERSLNALRTEVGMVFQSFNLFPHLSVLHNITVGPRMLRGADKAQAEATAIALLEKVGLAHKAHVMPASLSGGQKQRVAIARALAMQPRVMLFDEPTSALDPELVGEVLQVMKLLASEGMTMVVVTHEMGFAKEVADVVVVMDGGVIVEAGPPAQIFSAPSQPRTQAFLQAVLSRA, encoded by the coding sequence ATGAATACCTTGAATACGGTGGATACCTTGAATGCCGCGCAAGCTGCGGCCAAAGTCAGTGAGCCTATCGTCAGCATTCGCGGGCTGACCAAATCGTTTGGTCCGCATACGGTGCTCAACGGTATCGATTTCGACATTCAGCCACAGCAAGTCGTGGTGGTGATCGGGCCGAGCGGCTCCGGCAAGAGTACCTTCCTGCGCTGCTGCAATGGGCTGGAGGAAGCCGAAGGCGGCACGATCGATATTTGCGGGCATCGGCTCGTCGATCAGGGCAAGATGCTTAAGGAGCGTTCGCTGAATGCGCTGCGCACCGAAGTCGGTATGGTGTTTCAGTCGTTCAACCTGTTTCCGCATTTGTCGGTGCTGCATAACATCACAGTAGGCCCACGCATGTTGCGCGGCGCCGACAAGGCGCAAGCCGAAGCGACGGCAATCGCGCTGCTGGAAAAAGTTGGGCTCGCGCACAAGGCTCATGTCATGCCCGCGAGCCTGTCGGGCGGTCAGAAGCAACGGGTTGCCATTGCGCGTGCACTAGCGATGCAGCCGCGCGTGATGCTGTTCGACGAGCCGACGTCCGCGCTTGATCCCGAACTGGTTGGCGAAGTGCTGCAAGTGATGAAACTGCTTGCGAGCGAAGGCATGACGATGGTCGTCGTCACGCACGAAATGGGGTTTGCGAAGGAAGTGGCCGACGTGGTGGTCGTCATGGACGGCGGCGTGATTGTGGAAGCGGGGCCACCGGCACAGATTTTTTCTGCACCTTCGCAGCCGCGCACGCAGGCATTCCTGCAGGCGGTGTTGTCACGGGCATGA
- the hutG gene encoding formimidoylglutamase — protein sequence MRVPFDDKVWAGRSDNGEPGDTRRVFNQVMRFASAGHVERDAPVIVGFGSDEGVRRNQGRIGAAHGPAELRRVLAGLPAKTSMAALADAGDVVCDDGDLEGAQAELAQVVSDVLASGGRPLVFGGGHEVAWGTYSGLRLHQQHEADVGHAVTPLRLRKLLIINFDAHFDLRQTRPANSGTPFDQIALDCADRGEPFNYVCFGISDLSNTASLFAHARRLGVHYVLDVEMQETQLSQRLHELQQLLDAADDVYLTIDLDVLPAGTAPGVSAPAALGVPLSVVEAMVLRVRESGKLRVADIAEYNPTLDQDKRTARAAARLAYRLL from the coding sequence ATGAGAGTTCCATTCGATGACAAGGTGTGGGCCGGCCGTTCGGACAACGGCGAGCCCGGTGACACCCGGCGTGTTTTCAATCAGGTGATGCGTTTCGCTAGCGCTGGGCACGTCGAGCGTGATGCCCCGGTGATCGTCGGCTTCGGCTCCGACGAAGGGGTGCGCCGCAATCAAGGCCGGATCGGTGCCGCGCATGGGCCTGCGGAATTGCGCCGTGTGCTGGCGGGCTTGCCTGCGAAAACATCGATGGCGGCACTCGCCGATGCGGGTGACGTGGTGTGCGATGACGGCGACCTCGAAGGTGCGCAGGCGGAACTGGCCCAAGTGGTTAGTGATGTGCTGGCGAGCGGTGGACGGCCGCTGGTGTTCGGTGGCGGTCACGAAGTCGCGTGGGGGACGTATAGCGGCCTGCGGCTGCATCAACAGCATGAAGCTGACGTTGGCCACGCCGTCACGCCACTCAGATTGCGCAAGTTACTGATCATCAACTTCGATGCCCACTTCGATCTGCGCCAGACGCGGCCCGCTAATTCGGGGACGCCGTTTGATCAGATCGCTCTGGACTGCGCGGATCGGGGTGAGCCTTTTAATTACGTGTGCTTTGGCATCAGTGATTTGAGCAATACGGCTTCGCTGTTTGCGCATGCCCGGCGGCTTGGCGTGCATTACGTCCTCGACGTCGAGATGCAGGAAACGCAACTGTCGCAGCGCCTGCATGAGCTGCAGCAGCTACTGGATGCAGCAGATGATGTTTATCTGACGATCGATCTCGATGTGTTACCGGCTGGCACGGCGCCGGGTGTGTCGGCACCCGCTGCGCTAGGCGTGCCACTCTCGGTGGTCGAAGCGATGGTGTTGCGCGTGCGGGAGTCGGGCAAGCTGCGCGTGGCGGATATCGCGGAGTACAACCCGACGCTCGATCAGGACAAGCGTACGGCGAGAGCCGCTGCGCGGCTGGCTTATCGGTTGCTTTAA
- a CDS encoding amino acid ABC transporter permease — protein sequence MELDFSPVMAGWPDIMHGTLVTVEVTAASLVLSCLLGLLIGVGRLAPQRRIVYGLCTAYLTFFRGTPLLVQLFLLFFGLPQFGILLPAFVCGVLGLGLYSAAYVSEIVRGAIQSVDRGQMEAARSIGMSSGQAMRAIILPQAIVRMIPPLGNEFIALIKNSALVSLLTIHDLMHEGQKIISVSYRSLEVYLVIALVYLVLTQATNYALQRIERRLRAGGMVQ from the coding sequence ATGGAACTTGATTTCTCACCGGTGATGGCCGGTTGGCCAGACATCATGCATGGCACGCTGGTGACGGTCGAGGTGACCGCCGCATCGCTCGTGCTCAGTTGCCTGCTAGGCCTGTTGATCGGCGTTGGCCGGCTGGCGCCGCAGCGGCGCATCGTGTACGGCTTGTGTACGGCTTACCTGACGTTTTTCCGCGGTACGCCATTGCTTGTGCAGCTTTTCCTGCTGTTCTTTGGGCTGCCGCAATTCGGCATTCTGCTGCCAGCGTTTGTGTGCGGCGTGCTGGGGCTCGGTTTGTACTCTGCGGCTTACGTTTCGGAAATCGTGCGCGGAGCGATTCAGTCTGTCGACCGAGGGCAGATGGAAGCCGCGCGTTCGATCGGCATGTCGTCAGGACAAGCGATGCGCGCGATCATTTTGCCGCAGGCAATCGTGCGCATGATTCCGCCGCTAGGCAACGAATTCATCGCGTTGATCAAGAACTCGGCGCTGGTATCGCTGCTGACAATTCACGATCTGATGCATGAAGGCCAGAAGATTATTAGCGTGTCGTATCGTTCGCTCGAAGTGTATCTGGTCATCGCGCTGGTGTATCTGGTGCTGACGCAGGCGACCAATTACGCGCTGCAACGTATCGAGCGCCGCTTGCGTGCAGGAGGGATGGTGCAATGA
- a CDS encoding filamentous hemagglutinin N-terminal domain-containing protein, which yields MKKTLILKPLALALSMAAVSQAHAVGQGTINFGAGSIEKNGATTTVHQNSHGMIVDWNNMDVSKNETLNFDQKNRADAVLNRVHSNDPTSILGSLNATGNVFIVNPNGVLAGAGSKINVGSLVASSLNISDDDFKAGKLHFTGDGKGAVINQGDINATGSVALIGAGEVNNAAGGRIQAGENALLASAGDMTLQMNNGVAIKLNQGSVNALVKNGGFIGTANGGIKLTAWAMDTLTRSAINNSGTLEATSIRRFSDDGSGIELASAGNGSVDIGGKLTTIDKTTSMRPLSIKANGASINVLDGAELNAPSKNARYSKSTIDLDATGDVKLGKAQLTTDMLQITAGSVLTDGADKLPTIKTTTRTDVRSSSQQGFNVGGKNKPTNGDGLIDAGFVQAVANGANKLDVSIEKGNLTVDNALNIDRLTLGSERGNVALNAGITGKTVSIHGKNVTQAAGANINADNSINVTVDSDFVQQADLISKDSVGVMVSGKLSQNKGTVTQANDVSYIGNQLQLDGDTTAKNVVLHSASSPKIGGSVKADHITDTYANKVANGNITPDPVTPVNEALVDANKAKIQASQKERAAQDAWFEAVRNKNPETIAKARAAYEQASREAMQAQDNYSNMLNASKQTTVAPANEALENANKARRQAGEKELSAKNSWYEAVNLHKDPETISKAEAAYEQARLESDKAKDNYSNVLNGKQTTTVTPVIPVTPVVPDTPANASEAVKNANKAWRQAGEKELAARNALLEAANLNKDPETIAKAQAAFDQARRESTQAQDNYLKVLNASKQTTPVTPVIPVTPVIPDTPANASEAVKNANKAWRQAGEKELAARNALLEAANLNKDPETIAKAQAAFDQARRESTQAQDNYLKVLNASKQTTPVTPVKPVEPVTPVKPVEPVTPANANESLANANKAMYQAGKKELAAYNALLEAVHLGKDSETISKAQAAYEQANRESIQAQGDYRKLLSASKTTTPVTPVTPVKPADSAAALQAAIAKMQQTERDLQQLRQKSADEHRAVNERYDRAMKDAYDDQTYYRLQYAAQKEKKQIEQKYAKLFREGDAANYKARNDVSQAQAALRAQEQAGNNGYDQGYNQGYGRNNNGYNQNYGRNNNGYDQGYGRNNNGYDQNYGRNNNGYNQGYGRNNNGYDQNYGRNNNSYNQGYGRNNNGSNYGSNQNNGQNLASQWQLASQWK from the coding sequence ATGAAAAAAACTCTTATTCTCAAGCCACTCGCCTTGGCACTCTCCATGGCCGCTGTGTCTCAAGCACACGCCGTTGGCCAGGGCACCATCAATTTCGGCGCGGGTAGCATCGAAAAAAATGGAGCGACCACCACCGTTCACCAGAACAGCCACGGGATGATCGTCGACTGGAACAACATGGACGTGTCGAAAAACGAAACGCTCAATTTCGATCAGAAAAACCGCGCTGACGCCGTCCTCAACCGTGTTCACTCGAATGACCCCACCTCCATCCTCGGGTCATTGAACGCCACCGGCAATGTCTTCATCGTCAATCCTAATGGCGTGCTCGCTGGCGCGGGCTCGAAGATCAACGTCGGCAGCCTCGTCGCCTCCTCACTGAACATCTCCGACGACGACTTCAAGGCAGGCAAGCTGCACTTTACCGGCGATGGTAAGGGTGCTGTCATCAACCAGGGTGACATCAACGCCACCGGCTCCGTCGCGCTGATCGGCGCCGGCGAAGTCAACAACGCCGCGGGCGGTCGCATTCAGGCAGGAGAGAATGCGCTCCTCGCTTCCGCAGGCGACATGACCTTGCAGATGAACAACGGCGTTGCGATCAAGCTCAACCAGGGCAGCGTCAATGCCCTCGTGAAAAACGGCGGCTTTATCGGCACCGCGAACGGCGGCATCAAGCTGACGGCATGGGCCATGGATACGCTCACGCGCAGCGCCATCAACAACAGCGGTACCCTTGAAGCCACGAGCATTCGCCGCTTTTCTGACGATGGCAGCGGAATCGAGCTGGCCAGCGCCGGAAACGGCTCCGTCGATATCGGCGGCAAGCTCACGACCATCGACAAGACGACCTCCATGCGGCCCCTCAGCATCAAGGCTAATGGCGCTTCGATCAATGTTCTCGACGGTGCCGAACTCAACGCGCCATCGAAAAACGCTCGTTATAGCAAAAGCACGATCGACCTGGATGCAACGGGTGATGTGAAGCTGGGCAAGGCACAGCTCACGACAGACATGCTCCAGATCACAGCCGGCAGTGTCCTGACGGACGGAGCCGACAAGCTGCCGACTATCAAGACAACAACTAGGACAGACGTCAGATCCTCGTCCCAGCAGGGCTTCAATGTGGGCGGCAAAAACAAGCCCACCAACGGTGACGGCTTGATCGACGCAGGTTTCGTTCAGGCGGTGGCGAATGGGGCGAACAAGCTGGACGTGTCCATTGAAAAGGGCAACCTGACCGTCGATAACGCACTGAACATCGATCGGTTAACACTGGGAAGCGAGCGCGGCAACGTGGCGCTGAATGCAGGTATCACCGGCAAAACGGTCAGCATTCACGGCAAGAACGTAACGCAGGCTGCCGGGGCCAATATCAACGCCGATAACTCTATCAATGTGACTGTAGACAGTGATTTCGTGCAGCAAGCCGATCTCATCTCGAAGGATAGCGTCGGCGTAATGGTATCGGGCAAACTGAGCCAAAACAAAGGAACAGTAACCCAAGCCAACGATGTTTCTTATATCGGAAATCAGTTGCAGCTTGATGGAGATACCACGGCTAAAAACGTTGTATTACATTCCGCAAGTAGCCCCAAGATAGGAGGCTCGGTAAAGGCCGATCACATAACAGACACTTACGCAAATAAGGTCGCCAATGGAAATATAACGCCGGATCCTGTCACACCTGTGAACGAGGCATTGGTGGACGCAAATAAAGCAAAGATTCAGGCAAGTCAGAAAGAACGTGCAGCTCAAGATGCATGGTTCGAGGCTGTACGTAATAAAAACCCTGAAACCATCGCTAAGGCCAGAGCAGCCTATGAGCAGGCCAGTCGTGAAGCCATGCAGGCTCAGGACAACTATTCCAATATGCTAAACGCTAGCAAGCAGACGACTGTCGCACCTGCAAACGAGGCATTGGAGAACGCAAATAAAGCACGGCGTCAGGCAGGTGAGAAGGAACTTTCAGCCAAAAATTCATGGTACGAGGCTGTGAATCTTCATAAAGACCCTGAAACCATCTCTAAGGCCGAAGCCGCCTATGAGCAGGCCCGTCTTGAATCCGATAAGGCTAAAGACAACTATTCCAATGTACTAAATGGCAAGCAGACAACGACTGTCACGCCTGTCATACCGGTCACGCCTGTCGTACCTGACACACCTGCGAACGCAAGCGAGGCAGTGAAGAACGCAAATAAAGCATGGCGTCAGGCAGGCGAGAAAGAACTTGCAGCCAGAAATGCATTGTTAGAGGCTGCGAATCTTAATAAAGACCCTGAAACCATCGCTAAGGCCCAAGCAGCTTTTGATCAGGCCCGTCGTGAATCTACTCAGGCTCAGGACAACTATCTCAAGGTACTCAACGCTAGCAAGCAGACGACGCCTGTCACGCCGGTCATACCTGTCACACCTGTCATACCTGACACACCTGCGAACGCGAGCGAGGCAGTTAAGAACGCAAATAAAGCATGGCGTCAGGCAGGCGAGAAAGAACTTGCAGCCAGAAATGCATTGTTAGAGGCTGCGAATCTTAATAAAGACCCTGAAACCATCGCTAAGGCCCAAGCAGCTTTTGATCAGGCCCGTCGTGAATCTACTCAGGCTCAGGACAACTATCTCAAGGTACTCAACGCTAGCAAGCAGACGACGCCTGTTACACCTGTGAAGCCGGTTGAACCTGTTACGCCTGTGAAGCCGGTTGAGCCTGTCACACCCGCGAACGCGAACGAGTCATTGGCGAACGCAAATAAAGCAATGTATCAGGCAGGCAAGAAAGAACTTGCAGCCTACAATGCATTGCTAGAGGCTGTGCATCTTGGTAAAGACTCTGAAACCATCTCTAAGGCCCAAGCAGCCTATGAGCAGGCCAATCGTGAATCCATTCAGGCTCAGGGCGACTATCGCAAGCTACTAAGCGCTAGCAAGACGACGACGCCTGTCACACCGGTCACACCAGTGAAGCCAGCCGACTCTGCCGCTGCTCTGCAGGCCGCAATCGCCAAAATGCAGCAGACCGAACGCGACTTGCAACAGCTTCGTCAGAAATCGGCCGATGAACATCGCGCAGTCAACGAGCGTTATGACCGCGCAATGAAGGACGCTTACGACGATCAAACCTATTACAGGCTCCAGTACGCCGCCCAAAAGGAGAAAAAACAGATCGAACAGAAATACGCCAAGCTCTTCCGCGAAGGCGATGCGGCCAACTATAAGGCTCGCAATGACGTCAGCCAGGCTCAAGCTGCTCTGAGGGCACAGGAGCAGGCTGGCAACAACGGCTATGACCAAGGCTATAACCAGGGCTATGGCCGTAACAACAACGGTTATAACCAGAACTATGGCCGCAACAACAACGGTTATGACCAAGGCTATGGCCGCAACAACAACGGCTATGACCAGAACTATGGCCGCAACAACAACGGTTATAACCAAGGCTATGGCCGTAACAACAACGGCTATGACCAGAACTATGGCCGCAACAACAACAGTTATAACCAAGGCTATGGCCGCAACAACAACGGTTCTAACTATGGTTCTAACCAGAACAACGGTCAAAACCTGGCATCGCAGTGGCAGCTTGCTTCGCAGTGGAAGTAG
- a CDS encoding transporter substrate-binding domain-containing protein — protein sequence MKLQRLLSCVCVTFAVTFAGFSGAATAQTPDVLNVATDATFPPMEYTENGVRTGFDIDLMNALAKAMGKRVQWTDIDFKGLIPGLIAHRFDAAISGIYITDERAKVVDFTDSYYASGLVALVKNDSPIKTVADLNGKKVSVQVGTKSVHFLRDNFPQIKRVEVEKNQEMFDLVAIGRADAVVTGKPAAYQFVKTRSGFRVLDKPLTTEAYGIAVRKSEPQLKGAFNTALAKIKADGTYAAIVKKWFGASAQ from the coding sequence ATGAAACTGCAACGACTCTTGTCCTGCGTTTGTGTCACGTTTGCGGTGACGTTTGCCGGATTCTCCGGCGCGGCGACGGCACAAACGCCGGATGTACTGAACGTCGCTACCGACGCCACTTTCCCGCCGATGGAGTACACGGAGAACGGCGTGCGCACCGGCTTCGATATCGACCTCATGAATGCGCTGGCGAAGGCGATGGGCAAGCGTGTGCAATGGACCGACATCGACTTTAAAGGGTTGATTCCAGGCTTGATCGCACATCGTTTCGACGCTGCAATCTCTGGTATTTACATTACGGATGAGCGCGCGAAAGTCGTCGATTTCACCGATTCGTATTACGCCAGTGGTCTGGTGGCGCTGGTGAAAAACGATTCGCCGATCAAAACGGTGGCTGATCTGAACGGCAAGAAAGTCTCGGTTCAGGTGGGTACGAAGTCGGTGCACTTCCTGCGCGATAACTTCCCGCAGATCAAGCGAGTCGAAGTCGAAAAAAACCAGGAAATGTTCGATCTGGTGGCAATTGGCCGTGCCGATGCGGTCGTGACAGGCAAACCAGCTGCGTATCAATTCGTAAAAACGCGCAGCGGCTTTCGCGTGCTCGACAAGCCGTTGACGACCGAAGCCTATGGCATTGCCGTGCGTAAAAGCGAGCCGCAATTGAAGGGGGCATTCAACACGGCGCTCGCCAAAATCAAGGCTGACGGCACCTATGCGGCGATCGTCAAGAAGTGGTTCGGTGCGAGCGCGCAATAA